A stretch of Myxocyprinus asiaticus isolate MX2 ecotype Aquarium Trade chromosome 42, UBuf_Myxa_2, whole genome shotgun sequence DNA encodes these proteins:
- the LOC127432483 gene encoding mothers against decapentaplegic homolog 9-like isoform X2 yields MMHSTTSITSLFSFTSPAVKRLLGWKQGDEEEKWAEKAVDSLVKKLKKKKGAMEELEKALSCPGQPSKCVTIPRSLDGRLQVSHRKGLPHVIYCRVWRWPDLQSHHELKALDCCEFPFGSKQKEICINPYHYRRVETPVLPPVLVPRHSEFNPQHSLLAKFRNASLHNEPLMPQNATYPDSFPAMPCSSFSSSPSSSLNQSPTAHSYPNSPSSGTDPGSPPYQITETPPPPYSMMETTPTEDVKPGETSNPNKLILSAPHIDLRPVCYEEPEYWCSVAYYELNNRVGETFHASSRSILVDGFTDPSNNKNRFCLGLLSNVNRNSTIEHTRRHIGKGVHLYYVGGEVYAECLSDSSIFVQSRNCNYQHGFHPTTVCKIPSGCSLKIFNNQLFAQLLSQSVNHGFEVVYELTKMCTIRMSFVKGWGAEYHRQDVTSTPCWIEIHLHGPLQWLDKVLTQMGSPHNPISSVS; encoded by the exons GAAAAGGCTGTTGATTCTCTTGTAAAGaaactaaagaaaaagaaaggagccATGGAGGAACTCGAAAAGGCTCTGAGCTGCCCCGGCCAGCCCAGTAAATGTGTGACCATCCCTCGTTCCCTGGATGGAAGGCTCCAGGTGTCCCATCGTAAAGGTCTGCCACATGTCATCTACTGCCGAGTGTGGCGCTGGCCAGATCTGCAGTCCCACCATGAGCTCAAAGCACTGGACTGCTGTGAGTTTCCCTTTGGCTCCAAACAGAAGGAGATCTGCATCAACCCCTATCATTACCGCCGTGTGGAGACGCCAG tgtTGCCCCCAGTCCTTGTGCCACGTCACAGTGAGTTCAACCCCCAGCACAGCTTGTTGGCAAAGTTCCGGAACGCTTCCTTACACAATGAACCTCTCATGCCACAGAATGCCACTTATCCAGACTCCTTCCCTGCAATGCCCTGCAGTTCATTCTCTTCGTCTCCCTCCAGCTCTTTAAATCAATCCCCTACTGCACACAGCTACCCCAACTCCCCTAGTAGTGGGACTGACCCCGGGAGCCCACCCTACCAAATCACAG AGACGCCTCCTCCACCCTATAGTATGATGGAGACTACCCCCACGGAGGATGTGAAACCAGGAGAAACCTCCAACCCCAATAAACTCATTCTGTCAGCACCCCATATAG ACTTGAGGCCGGTATGTTATGAGGAACCAGAATACTGGTGCTCAGTGGCGTATTACGAGTTGAACAACAGAGTGGGCGAGACATTCCACGCCTCCTCCCGAAGCATTCTGGTGGATGGCTTCACAGACCCCTCCAACAATAAGAACCGATTCTGTCTTGGATTGCTGTCCAACGTCAACCGAAACTCCACCATTGAGCACACACGCAGGCACATAGGCAAAg GTGTGCATCTCTATTACGTCGGTGGAGAGGTGTATGCAGAGTGTCTGAGTGACAGCAGTATTTTCGTTCAGAGTCGGAACTGTAACTACCAGCATGGTTTTCACCCAACCACTGTTTGTAAGATCCCAAGTGGATGCAGCCTCAAGATCTTCAACAACCAGCTGTTTGCCCAGCTGCTGTCACAGTCAGTAAACCATGGCTTTGAGGTGGTCTATGAACTCACCAAGATGTGCACCATCAGGATGAGTTTTGTCAAG GGCTGGGGTGCCGAGTACCACCGTCAGGATGTCACcagcaccccctgctggataGAAATCCATCTACATGGGCCACTGCAATGGCTAGACAAAGTTCTGACCCAAATGGGCTCCCCACACAATCCTATCTCCTCTGTGTCCTAA
- the LOC127432483 gene encoding mothers against decapentaplegic homolog 9-like isoform X1 codes for MMHSTTSITSLFSFTSPAVKRLLGWKQGDEEEKWAEKAVDSLVKKLKKKKGAMEELEKALSCPGQPSKCVTIPRSLDGRLQVSHRKGLPHVIYCRVWRWPDLQSHHELKALDCCEFPFGSKQKEICINPYHYRRVETPVLPPVLVPRHSEFNPQHSLLAKFRNASLHNEPLMPQNATYPDSFPAMPCSSFSSSPSSSLNQSPTAHSYPNSPSSGTDPGSPPYQITAETPPPPYSMMETTPTEDVKPGETSNPNKLILSAPHIDLRPVCYEEPEYWCSVAYYELNNRVGETFHASSRSILVDGFTDPSNNKNRFCLGLLSNVNRNSTIEHTRRHIGKGVHLYYVGGEVYAECLSDSSIFVQSRNCNYQHGFHPTTVCKIPSGCSLKIFNNQLFAQLLSQSVNHGFEVVYELTKMCTIRMSFVKGWGAEYHRQDVTSTPCWIEIHLHGPLQWLDKVLTQMGSPHNPISSVS; via the exons GAAAAGGCTGTTGATTCTCTTGTAAAGaaactaaagaaaaagaaaggagccATGGAGGAACTCGAAAAGGCTCTGAGCTGCCCCGGCCAGCCCAGTAAATGTGTGACCATCCCTCGTTCCCTGGATGGAAGGCTCCAGGTGTCCCATCGTAAAGGTCTGCCACATGTCATCTACTGCCGAGTGTGGCGCTGGCCAGATCTGCAGTCCCACCATGAGCTCAAAGCACTGGACTGCTGTGAGTTTCCCTTTGGCTCCAAACAGAAGGAGATCTGCATCAACCCCTATCATTACCGCCGTGTGGAGACGCCAG tgtTGCCCCCAGTCCTTGTGCCACGTCACAGTGAGTTCAACCCCCAGCACAGCTTGTTGGCAAAGTTCCGGAACGCTTCCTTACACAATGAACCTCTCATGCCACAGAATGCCACTTATCCAGACTCCTTCCCTGCAATGCCCTGCAGTTCATTCTCTTCGTCTCCCTCCAGCTCTTTAAATCAATCCCCTACTGCACACAGCTACCCCAACTCCCCTAGTAGTGGGACTGACCCCGGGAGCCCACCCTACCAAATCACAG CAGAGACGCCTCCTCCACCCTATAGTATGATGGAGACTACCCCCACGGAGGATGTGAAACCAGGAGAAACCTCCAACCCCAATAAACTCATTCTGTCAGCACCCCATATAG ACTTGAGGCCGGTATGTTATGAGGAACCAGAATACTGGTGCTCAGTGGCGTATTACGAGTTGAACAACAGAGTGGGCGAGACATTCCACGCCTCCTCCCGAAGCATTCTGGTGGATGGCTTCACAGACCCCTCCAACAATAAGAACCGATTCTGTCTTGGATTGCTGTCCAACGTCAACCGAAACTCCACCATTGAGCACACACGCAGGCACATAGGCAAAg GTGTGCATCTCTATTACGTCGGTGGAGAGGTGTATGCAGAGTGTCTGAGTGACAGCAGTATTTTCGTTCAGAGTCGGAACTGTAACTACCAGCATGGTTTTCACCCAACCACTGTTTGTAAGATCCCAAGTGGATGCAGCCTCAAGATCTTCAACAACCAGCTGTTTGCCCAGCTGCTGTCACAGTCAGTAAACCATGGCTTTGAGGTGGTCTATGAACTCACCAAGATGTGCACCATCAGGATGAGTTTTGTCAAG GGCTGGGGTGCCGAGTACCACCGTCAGGATGTCACcagcaccccctgctggataGAAATCCATCTACATGGGCCACTGCAATGGCTAGACAAAGTTCTGACCCAAATGGGCTCCCCACACAATCCTATCTCCTCTGTGTCCTAA